A region of Thermococcus barossii DNA encodes the following proteins:
- a CDS encoding DUF460 domain-containing protein, whose amino-acid sequence MPPPTFLQNPQRVRPILILGVDVISEHPKRFAVVSWFNGRLERKGEFTLYRLIRFIQSKRPDIVAMDSITELGDDLRKFLRALPSGTKLVQVTGRPGEQRSLQSLAREHGIRTFDRFDPYEEAKLSALLASKGVGYEVLAFEDEVIIRVTRGRSHGKGGWSQDRYRKRVHNLVRDKVREIEESLRRADIPFDLETEEKDYGLAKGEFKVYASREELAGLIRPMRGGDVEVRIQPVERAELGFAPLKGEEAVMGRKSIIVGIDPGITVGIAAIDLSGNIVALHSQRNMPVGEVFRFISEIGHPVIVATDVKPAPGFVEKIARSFKASLFVPRESLRVEEKNELLRNLGISVDDDHQRDALAAAYKAYLRLKPKLEHVEARLREAGLSRKADEVKALVIQGYNLGEAMQRVTLRERPREEEEHEEGPSFDVRPYIRRIRELERRIEFLERENAELREVIKEQKRVIGRLERRIADYDEEIRRKVLRERELEAKVKRIEVLEKQLREAKAVIERLGRDLVQVKRMNVVEIRGSAVPLKVMNVLSWRELERLEREIGIKRGDVLFVVNPAGAGRAIAEELVEKGIKALITEKPLPGPVRNVLREAHVPFFTGDELDVKRVDEFAVVERETLERAIEELLARWEEEDREREAERLLRLVEEYRIERVKELRRKAEEEARAEHRKA is encoded by the coding sequence ATGCCCCCTCCAACCTTCCTACAGAACCCGCAGAGGGTGAGGCCTATTCTAATCCTCGGAGTGGACGTAATAAGCGAGCATCCGAAAAGGTTTGCCGTCGTGAGCTGGTTCAACGGCAGACTTGAGAGAAAGGGTGAGTTTACCCTCTACCGCCTCATCCGCTTCATCCAGAGCAAGAGACCGGATATAGTGGCCATGGACAGCATCACCGAGCTCGGCGACGACCTGAGGAAGTTCCTCCGCGCCCTTCCGAGCGGGACAAAGCTCGTTCAGGTCACGGGGAGGCCCGGAGAGCAGAGGAGCCTCCAGAGCCTCGCGAGGGAGCACGGGATAAGGACCTTTGACAGGTTCGACCCCTACGAGGAGGCGAAGCTCTCAGCCCTCCTGGCCAGCAAGGGTGTTGGCTACGAGGTTCTGGCCTTCGAGGACGAGGTGATAATCAGGGTAACCCGGGGAAGAAGCCACGGCAAGGGCGGTTGGAGCCAGGACCGCTATAGGAAAAGGGTTCACAACCTCGTCCGCGACAAGGTCAGGGAGATAGAGGAGAGCCTGAGAAGGGCGGACATACCCTTCGACCTTGAGACGGAGGAGAAGGACTACGGCTTAGCTAAGGGCGAGTTCAAGGTCTATGCGAGCAGAGAGGAGCTCGCAGGCCTGATACGACCCATGAGGGGCGGGGACGTTGAGGTGAGAATCCAGCCTGTGGAGAGGGCCGAGCTGGGCTTCGCTCCGCTGAAGGGTGAGGAGGCTGTAATGGGGAGGAAGAGCATCATAGTCGGCATAGACCCGGGCATAACCGTCGGCATAGCCGCCATAGACCTGAGCGGAAACATAGTGGCCCTTCACAGCCAGAGGAACATGCCCGTGGGTGAGGTCTTCAGGTTCATAAGCGAGATTGGCCATCCGGTTATCGTTGCAACGGACGTGAAACCCGCGCCAGGCTTCGTTGAGAAGATAGCCCGCTCCTTCAAGGCCAGCCTCTTCGTCCCGAGGGAGAGCCTCCGGGTTGAGGAGAAGAACGAGCTCCTGAGAAACCTTGGGATAAGTGTTGACGACGACCATCAGCGAGACGCTTTGGCTGCAGCGTACAAGGCCTATCTCAGGCTCAAGCCCAAGCTTGAACACGTCGAGGCAAGGCTCCGCGAGGCCGGATTGAGCAGAAAGGCCGACGAGGTTAAGGCGCTGGTCATTCAGGGCTACAACCTCGGTGAGGCCATGCAGAGGGTCACTCTCAGGGAAAGGCCGAGGGAGGAGGAAGAGCACGAAGAGGGGCCGAGCTTTGACGTGAGGCCCTACATAAGGCGCATCCGCGAGCTGGAGAGAAGGATAGAGTTCCTTGAGAGGGAAAACGCCGAGCTGAGGGAGGTCATAAAGGAGCAGAAGCGGGTAATCGGGAGGCTTGAGAGGCGCATAGCTGACTACGACGAGGAGATTCGGAGAAAGGTTCTCCGCGAGAGGGAGCTTGAGGCGAAGGTGAAGCGCATAGAGGTTCTGGAAAAGCAGCTGAGAGAGGCCAAGGCGGTCATAGAGAGGCTGGGCAGGGATTTGGTTCAGGTCAAGCGCATGAACGTGGTTGAAATCCGCGGCAGCGCGGTTCCCCTCAAGGTCATGAACGTTCTCAGCTGGCGCGAACTTGAGAGGCTGGAACGCGAAATCGGAATCAAGAGGGGGGACGTCCTGTTCGTGGTGAACCCGGCCGGTGCCGGCAGGGCCATAGCCGAGGAGCTGGTCGAGAAGGGAATAAAGGCTTTAATAACGGAGAAGCCCCTCCCCGGGCCTGTCAGGAATGTCCTCAGGGAGGCCCACGTGCCCTTCTTTACTGGTGATGAGCTGGACGTCAAGAGGGTTGATGAATTCGCCGTCGTCGAGAGGGAAACCCTTGAGAGGGCCATCGAGGAACTGCTGGCGAGGTGGGAGGAAGAAGACCGCGAGAGGGAAGCGGAGAGGCTCCTCCGCCTCGTGGAGGAGTACAGGATAGAGCGCGTGAAAGAGCTCAGGAGAAAGGCCGAGGAGGAGGCCAGGGCGGAGCATCGAAAGGCTTAA
- a CDS encoding P-loop NTPase family protein: MNGDVIKTGIDELDSMLGGGILDDSLVLVIYDTNSFGWVLGVEVFRSLVGRNGFGVVTNYSFPLSLLQKYGRMLGFDVKKLGESRDMAIIDVFSAVNGIISDLPFVYSPGEIDASTYLPKMVSVYYEILGEIGERKPIGLTITLDGFAYLFGEESTMKLLQKNLVMKESARISEHRKRPVNIFLLNRDRVSERFISWISQYSEHIIEFSHGEAPGVEKMVVRKSLLPDFEPCTAEFRFSRGKIRIVPERLEV, from the coding sequence ATGAATGGAGACGTTATCAAGACTGGGATAGATGAGCTGGATTCCATGCTCGGGGGTGGCATTCTCGACGACAGTCTGGTGCTGGTAATCTACGACACGAACTCCTTTGGATGGGTGCTGGGTGTAGAGGTCTTCAGGAGTCTGGTCGGCAGGAACGGCTTCGGTGTCGTCACCAACTACTCGTTTCCCCTGAGCCTGTTACAGAAGTACGGTAGAATGCTCGGTTTCGATGTGAAGAAGCTTGGGGAGTCAAGGGACATGGCCATAATCGATGTCTTCAGTGCAGTTAACGGCATAATTTCCGATCTTCCCTTCGTATACTCTCCGGGGGAGATAGACGCCAGCACGTACCTTCCGAAGATGGTCTCCGTTTACTACGAGATACTCGGTGAAATTGGGGAACGAAAGCCCATCGGCCTCACAATAACTCTGGACGGCTTCGCGTACCTTTTCGGAGAGGAATCCACGATGAAGCTCCTGCAGAAGAACCTTGTGATGAAGGAATCAGCCAGGATTTCTGAACATAGAAAGAGGCCCGTCAACATATTCCTCCTCAACAGGGACAGGGTTTCGGAACGCTTCATTTCCTGGATATCACAGTACTCCGAGCACATTATAGAGTTCAGCCACGGAGAGGCTCCGGGCGTTGAAAAGATGGTCGTGAGAAAGTCCCTGCTGCCTGACTTTGAGCCGTGCACCGCAGAGTTCCGCTTCTCCAGGGGAAAGATAAGAATAGTCCCAGAGCGGCTGGAGGTTTAG
- a CDS encoding site-2 protease family protein, translating into MNSTLIAAIIGIAAFWIILYALFGRREEKEEGLTVDLFIAMWRTKRLLGFIDSLAQKSKRFWKVYADVGIVLGFAGMAYVFYALLRTAMRTIQTGGEQSGVQLVIPGVTIPLWYGLIALAVVMVVHELSHGIVARAENLPLKSVGLVLLAVIPGAFVEPDEEELERAPLRSRLRVYGAGSLANIVTAFIALLIINFAITPVLQPAGILVSGVLEDGPAFGVLQEGDIIIAMDGHQIKDMEEFINFMNTTKPGQVVTLTVLRNGEELNLQLKLGAHPENPEKGYIGIYPAQHVVSKIGYENIVLPLFFTFYWIYVLNIGIGLMNLFPLVPLDGGRMLDDVVKAYLPENVAKPVRYFTIGVGLFLLALNLWPALANLVG; encoded by the coding sequence ATGAACAGCACCCTCATCGCAGCCATCATCGGCATCGCTGCATTCTGGATAATCCTCTACGCCCTCTTCGGAAGAAGGGAGGAGAAGGAAGAGGGCCTTACGGTTGACCTCTTCATCGCCATGTGGCGGACAAAAAGGTTGCTTGGCTTCATAGACAGCCTCGCCCAAAAATCCAAGCGCTTCTGGAAGGTTTATGCTGATGTGGGAATAGTGCTGGGCTTTGCGGGAATGGCCTACGTCTTCTACGCCCTCCTCAGGACGGCGATGAGAACCATACAAACCGGCGGCGAGCAGTCGGGAGTCCAGCTCGTTATACCCGGCGTGACCATACCCCTCTGGTACGGCCTCATTGCCCTCGCCGTCGTCATGGTGGTTCACGAGCTGAGCCATGGAATAGTGGCAAGGGCGGAAAACCTGCCCCTGAAATCAGTGGGCTTGGTTCTCCTCGCGGTGATACCTGGTGCCTTCGTTGAGCCGGATGAGGAGGAACTGGAGAGAGCCCCGCTTCGCTCAAGGCTAAGGGTCTACGGCGCGGGTTCCTTGGCAAACATAGTAACTGCCTTCATAGCCCTTCTCATAATAAACTTCGCCATAACTCCCGTTCTTCAGCCAGCGGGCATACTCGTTTCGGGGGTTCTGGAGGACGGACCCGCCTTTGGCGTTCTCCAGGAGGGAGACATCATAATCGCAATGGACGGGCATCAGATAAAGGACATGGAAGAGTTCATCAACTTTATGAACACCACCAAGCCGGGTCAGGTTGTGACCCTCACGGTCCTGCGCAACGGGGAGGAGCTGAACCTCCAGCTGAAGCTCGGAGCTCATCCTGAGAACCCAGAGAAGGGCTATATTGGCATTTACCCTGCCCAGCACGTCGTATCAAAGATAGGCTACGAGAACATCGTACTGCCCCTGTTCTTCACGTTCTACTGGATATACGTTCTCAACATAGGCATCGGCCTTATGAACCTCTTCCCACTCGTTCCCCTTGACGGCGGGAGGATGCTTGACGACGTTGTCAAGGCCTACCTGCCGGAGAACGTGGCCAAGCCAGTGCGGTACTTCACAATAGGCGTTGGCCTCTTCCTGCTGGCGCTGAACCTGTGGCCCGCGCTGGCGAATCTCGTCGGCTGA
- a CDS encoding transcriptional regulator — protein MEALRELSRNHTLGNPIRLGIMLYLIPRGKVLFRELLNVLDVTPGNLDSHLKALEKAGYIELYKVFADRPRTAVRITEKGAKETGEYLRALKEALSLISGGD, from the coding sequence ATGGAGGCCCTGAGGGAGCTGAGCAGAAATCACACCCTGGGAAATCCCATAAGGTTAGGGATTATGCTCTACCTTATCCCAAGGGGAAAGGTTCTGTTCAGGGAGCTTCTGAACGTTCTCGATGTAACCCCAGGAAACCTCGATTCACACCTCAAGGCCCTAGAAAAAGCGGGCTACATCGAGCTCTACAAGGTCTTTGCAGACAGGCCGAGAACCGCGGTGAGGATAACCGAGAAGGGGGCGAAGGAAACCGGGGAGTACCTGAGGGCCCTAAAGGAGGCTCTCTCGCTCATTTCCGGGGGAGACTGA
- the pcp gene encoding pyroglutamyl-peptidase I, with protein sequence MKVLVTGFEPFGGEGINPSWEAVSGLPHEIEGASIVKRQLPVTFNGVRELLPRLIIKEKPDVVILAGQAGGRPNITVERVAINVMDSKMPDNEGFAPEDEPVFEDAPAAYFATLPIKAIVSALREAKIPAGVSNTAGTYVCNSAMFTTLHTIAVAGMETRAGFIHVPFSHEQALDKSRPSMAIETIKRALEVAVRTSLRG encoded by the coding sequence ATGAAGGTGCTCGTGACGGGATTTGAGCCCTTTGGGGGTGAGGGGATAAACCCCTCCTGGGAGGCAGTTTCGGGGCTTCCGCACGAAATCGAGGGCGCCTCGATAGTCAAGCGCCAGCTCCCTGTGACCTTCAACGGTGTTAGGGAGCTCCTTCCAAGGCTTATAATCAAGGAGAAGCCCGACGTTGTTATCCTGGCCGGCCAGGCTGGAGGAAGGCCAAACATCACCGTCGAGAGGGTTGCAATAAATGTGATGGACTCGAAAATGCCCGACAACGAGGGCTTTGCCCCCGAGGATGAGCCGGTTTTTGAAGACGCACCGGCCGCCTACTTCGCAACGCTCCCCATAAAGGCCATCGTGAGCGCCCTGCGGGAGGCGAAGATACCGGCGGGGGTTTCAAACACAGCCGGAACCTACGTCTGCAACTCCGCGATGTTCACGACGCTTCATACGATAGCCGTGGCTGGTATGGAAACCCGGGCCGGCTTCATCCACGTGCCCTTCAGTCACGAGCAGGCCCTTGACAAGTCGAGGCCATCAATGGCCATTGAAACGATAAAGAGGGCCCTTGAGGTCGCGGTTAGAACCTCCCTGCGGGGCTGA
- a CDS encoding CPBP family intramembrane glutamic endopeptidase, translating to MREIPEASAMIEFLLALLLWLAVFVPSSVIASISARKSPKRAGFMMQLTMLLLSLTAMKLLGGFERFGFVWSDAYIGQAFVLGFAVSLILNLFAPSEPMTGFLPEGAWKFFLLLLLAPLSEETLNRGLLEGYLLNHGHFWGAIMFSATLFALPHWMAFNGLREKAIVLSGAFILGLLAGYIFALGGIVPAFVLHSSANLAGLAVLKFRESRGYK from the coding sequence GTGAGGGAAATTCCGGAGGCCTCTGCCATGATTGAGTTCCTCCTTGCGCTCCTCCTCTGGCTCGCGGTCTTCGTGCCCTCTTCCGTTATAGCGTCCATCTCCGCCAGAAAGAGTCCGAAAAGAGCGGGCTTCATGATGCAGCTGACGATGCTCCTCCTTTCCCTGACGGCCATGAAACTTCTCGGTGGGTTCGAAAGGTTCGGCTTCGTCTGGAGTGATGCTTACATAGGCCAGGCCTTCGTCCTCGGTTTCGCCGTATCGCTCATCCTCAACCTTTTTGCACCCTCCGAACCCATGACCGGGTTTCTGCCCGAGGGTGCGTGGAAGTTTTTCCTCCTCCTGCTCCTGGCACCGCTGAGCGAGGAGACCCTCAACAGAGGCCTCCTTGAGGGCTACCTCCTGAACCACGGCCACTTCTGGGGCGCGATAATGTTCTCCGCAACCCTCTTTGCCCTCCCCCACTGGATGGCCTTCAATGGGCTCAGGGAAAAGGCCATCGTCCTAAGTGGAGCATTCATCCTCGGCCTCCTCGCGGGTTACATCTTCGCCCTGGGCGGTATAGTGCCGGCCTTTGTTTTGCACTCCTCGGCCAACCTTGCCGGATTGGCCGTTCTGAAGTTCAGAGAAAGTCGGGGGTATAAATAG
- a CDS encoding glycosyltransferase family 2 protein has product MVKPTVSVVIPTYNRSNLLKRAIESVLSQEFEDFELIVVDDASSDNTPEVVESIKDGRIRYVRLKRNSGGPVARNIGIKKARGKFIALLDDDDEWLPNRLETQVRKLEDLGREFGVVYGGFYYVSQRDGRILGKRLPRYRGEVYEPLLRENFIGSPTLLIRRECFKRAGLFDPKLTSSQDWDMWLRIAKHYKFEYVSEIVAKYYVHGRQISFNMGKYIPGRERFIRKHPDIWRNPEVLSIHLSQMGLLLLLSGHPEKGLKYLIHSIAMAPFNLENYRKLMELAFDSRSLEYIKKILHFNR; this is encoded by the coding sequence ATGGTTAAACCAACAGTATCCGTCGTAATACCCACGTACAACCGCTCGAATCTGTTGAAAAGGGCAATAGAGAGCGTACTTAGCCAGGAGTTTGAGGACTTCGAGCTGATAGTCGTTGATGATGCATCCTCTGACAACACTCCCGAGGTTGTGGAGAGTATAAAGGACGGGAGAATAAGGTACGTACGCCTCAAGAGGAACTCCGGTGGGCCAGTCGCGAGGAACATCGGAATAAAGAAGGCCAGGGGAAAGTTCATAGCCCTCTTAGATGACGACGATGAGTGGCTCCCTAACCGACTGGAAACTCAGGTAAGGAAGCTCGAAGACCTCGGAAGGGAATTCGGGGTGGTCTACGGAGGATTCTATTACGTCTCACAGCGGGATGGCAGAATATTAGGTAAGAGACTGCCAAGGTATCGGGGCGAGGTGTATGAACCGCTCCTCCGGGAGAACTTCATAGGAAGTCCCACGTTGCTCATAAGACGAGAATGCTTTAAGAGGGCGGGACTCTTCGACCCAAAGCTGACCAGCTCCCAAGACTGGGACATGTGGCTCAGGATAGCAAAGCACTACAAGTTTGAGTACGTCAGCGAAATCGTTGCTAAATATTATGTTCATGGTAGGCAGATATCCTTCAACATGGGGAAATACATCCCCGGAAGGGAAAGGTTCATTAGAAAGCACCCCGACATCTGGAGGAACCCGGAAGTTCTCAGCATTCATCTGAGCCAGATGGGACTACTCCTCCTACTTAGCGGCCATCCAGAAAAGGGATTAAAGTACCTTATCCATTCAATAGCAATGGCCCCATTCAACCTTGAAAATTACAGAAAGTTGATGGAACTGGCCTTTGACTCACGCTCCCTGGAATACATCAAAAAAATACTGCACTTTAACAGATAG
- a CDS encoding geranylgeranyl reductase family protein → MRYDVLIIGGGPVGNYLANLLARDFKVAVVERKGSFGGKACTGIIGAENYERLGLPESAVLNKLRGAVFYSRIQSFEIERKSPQAYLVDRKALERWLAERAVKKGVDYYMSTTFLAFRDGRALLQRLGERIEIEADFYVGADGVDSTVAKAMGVQTKAEFLSGYEAEVVGEFNPDFVEVWVNREINPEFFFWVAPVSEGVARVGTFGSLDSFHRFLKIRMLKPTSIVEFKAGSVGFGVRKPWVSGNVALLGDAALQIKPTTAGGIVYGMYCAHALRKALLDGKLQDYEKGCSFVKKQVNFGLRFRRVFLGLSQDDIERVFEVLGSPEAREVIEEQADFDDHLRTAKAILKRPKLLARLIKISPAIVRTLL, encoded by the coding sequence ATGAGGTACGACGTTCTTATCATCGGTGGCGGACCGGTTGGCAACTACCTCGCCAACCTGCTCGCGAGGGACTTCAAGGTGGCGGTTGTGGAGAGAAAGGGCTCCTTCGGTGGAAAGGCCTGCACCGGCATAATAGGGGCCGAGAACTATGAGAGGCTAGGCCTTCCTGAGAGTGCAGTTTTGAACAAGCTCCGGGGGGCGGTTTTCTATTCCCGGATACAGAGCTTTGAGATAGAGAGAAAGTCGCCTCAGGCCTATCTCGTGGACAGAAAAGCCCTGGAAAGGTGGCTGGCCGAGAGGGCCGTGAAAAAGGGCGTGGACTACTACATGTCGACCACGTTCCTCGCCTTCAGGGACGGAAGGGCCCTCCTCCAGAGGCTCGGTGAGAGGATTGAGATTGAGGCGGACTTCTACGTCGGCGCCGACGGGGTGGACAGCACCGTCGCCAAGGCGATGGGGGTTCAGACAAAGGCCGAATTCCTGAGCGGTTATGAAGCTGAGGTGGTGGGGGAATTCAACCCAGACTTCGTCGAGGTCTGGGTGAACCGGGAGATAAACCCCGAGTTCTTCTTCTGGGTGGCACCCGTGAGCGAAGGGGTTGCACGTGTTGGAACCTTCGGAAGCCTAGATTCATTCCACAGGTTCCTGAAGATAAGGATGCTGAAGCCGACCTCAATAGTTGAGTTCAAGGCTGGCTCGGTGGGCTTTGGCGTGAGGAAACCCTGGGTCAGTGGAAACGTGGCTCTGCTCGGGGATGCCGCGCTTCAGATAAAGCCAACCACCGCGGGGGGAATAGTCTACGGGATGTACTGCGCCCACGCGCTTAGAAAAGCCCTCCTGGACGGGAAACTCCAGGACTACGAGAAGGGGTGCTCTTTCGTCAAAAAACAGGTGAACTTTGGCCTCCGCTTCAGGAGGGTATTCCTGGGCCTGAGCCAGGACGACATCGAGAGGGTCTTTGAGGTTCTCGGAAGCCCCGAGGCAAGGGAGGTCATAGAGGAACAGGCCGATTTTGATGACCACCTCAGAACGGCGAAGGCAATCCTTAAGAGGCCCAAGCTCCTCGCGAGGCTGATAAAGATAAGCCCGGCCATAGTCAGAACCCTCCTGTGA
- a CDS encoding TIGR00269 family protein, with translation MKCSKCNRPAVYHARYTGRYYCHKHFNEMVEKKFKETVKKYRLIEKGERIAVGVSGGKDSVVLLHLLAKLREKFPFELVAITIDEGIAGYRPPSVAVARRNAEKLGVEHRIYSFKEYIGFTLDETVEIMGSFERGERVGACSYCGVWRRWLLNYAAKDVEADKLAVGHNLDDEVQMFIMNVLRGDIARLGRTGPYYEEIHPELVPRIKPLREIPEKEIVLYAVLNNIEVDLSECPYAVEAFRAEIRDWLNEMEERHPGTKYQILRSYDKLFPLIAKTYTKKTSELNHCRICGQPTTGEICKACQFRLQVERKARERGLRFRVD, from the coding sequence ATGAAGTGCTCCAAGTGCAACCGGCCAGCGGTCTATCACGCGCGCTACACCGGGCGGTACTACTGCCACAAGCACTTCAACGAGATGGTTGAGAAGAAGTTCAAGGAGACGGTGAAGAAGTACCGCCTCATTGAGAAGGGCGAGAGAATAGCGGTCGGCGTTAGCGGGGGCAAGGACAGTGTCGTCCTGCTTCACCTCCTCGCGAAGCTCCGCGAGAAGTTCCCCTTCGAGTTAGTTGCGATAACGATAGACGAGGGCATAGCAGGTTACAGGCCGCCAAGCGTCGCGGTAGCCAGGAGGAACGCAGAGAAGCTTGGGGTAGAGCACAGGATTTATTCCTTCAAGGAATACATCGGCTTCACCCTCGACGAGACGGTTGAGATAATGGGGAGCTTCGAGAGGGGCGAGCGCGTTGGTGCCTGCTCCTACTGCGGCGTCTGGAGGCGCTGGCTTCTGAACTACGCGGCCAAAGACGTCGAGGCCGATAAATTAGCTGTGGGCCACAACCTCGACGACGAGGTGCAGATGTTCATCATGAACGTTCTCAGGGGAGACATAGCGAGGTTGGGCAGAACAGGGCCCTACTACGAGGAGATACACCCAGAGCTCGTCCCGAGAATAAAGCCGCTCCGCGAGATTCCCGAGAAGGAGATAGTCCTCTACGCGGTTCTGAACAACATAGAGGTTGACCTGAGCGAGTGCCCCTACGCGGTCGAGGCCTTCCGGGCCGAGATTAGAGACTGGCTCAACGAGATGGAGGAGAGGCACCCTGGCACCAAGTACCAGATACTCAGGAGCTACGACAAGCTCTTCCCGCTCATAGCAAAGACTTACACGAAAAAGACGAGCGAGCTGAACCACTGCAGGATATGCGGCCAGCCGACGACGGGGGAGATATGCAAGGCCTGCCAGTTTAGGTTACAGGTCGAGAGGAAGGCGAGGGAGAGGGGACTGAGGTTCAGGGTGGATTAA
- a CDS encoding TIGR04140 family protein: MRRELLTPIPLTELEELAKRARADVKLTLLGKSERNGIVLNRILIEGPEEEIERFMEKLRLARAGG; this comes from the coding sequence ATGAGACGGGAACTGCTAACTCCCATTCCACTCACCGAGCTTGAGGAACTCGCCAAGAGGGCCAGAGCAGACGTTAAGCTCACCCTCCTCGGAAAGAGCGAGAGAAACGGCATCGTCCTCAACAGGATTCTCATTGAAGGCCCAGAGGAAGAAATCGAGCGCTTCATGGAGAAGCTCAGGCTCGCGAGGGCTGGGGGTTGA
- the galU gene encoding UTP--glucose-1-phosphate uridylyltransferase GalU, whose protein sequence is MRVRKAVIPAAGLGTRMLPITKSMPKEMLPIVDRPVIHYVVEEAIRAGIDDILIITGKGKRAIEDYFDRSFELEYYLREKGKVNELRQIEEIGEMVDIYYVRQKKPLGLGDAILHAEKHVNGEPFAVLLGDDIIISQRPAIGQLMRIAERRNAAVIGVEEVPPELVSRYGIIDGEKVEDGLYRVNGLVEKPSPEEAPSNMAIIGRYVLPPEVFDALKETPPGKGGEIQLTDALGILLKKRKMFARKIGGKRYDVGSKLGFILANLELSLAREELRNDVTKHLQKVLQEVLDG, encoded by the coding sequence GTGAGGGTTAGGAAGGCTGTCATCCCAGCGGCCGGGCTTGGGACGAGAATGCTTCCGATAACGAAGTCAATGCCCAAGGAGATGCTCCCCATAGTTGACCGTCCGGTTATTCACTACGTAGTTGAAGAGGCCATTAGAGCAGGAATCGACGATATTCTCATCATCACAGGGAAGGGCAAGCGTGCAATTGAGGACTATTTTGATAGGAGCTTCGAGCTGGAGTATTATTTGAGGGAGAAGGGCAAGGTTAACGAGTTAAGGCAGATTGAGGAGATTGGGGAAATGGTGGACATCTACTACGTCCGCCAGAAGAAGCCCCTCGGCCTTGGTGATGCAATACTCCACGCGGAAAAGCACGTGAACGGGGAACCCTTCGCAGTTCTTCTCGGAGACGACATAATAATAAGCCAGCGGCCAGCGATAGGTCAGCTTATGAGAATCGCCGAAAGGAGGAACGCGGCTGTCATTGGTGTGGAAGAGGTTCCCCCTGAACTCGTGAGTAGGTATGGAATCATTGATGGAGAAAAAGTTGAGGACGGCCTTTACAGGGTTAATGGCCTCGTGGAGAAGCCCTCACCTGAGGAGGCACCAAGTAATATGGCAATAATAGGAAGATACGTCCTACCACCGGAGGTGTTTGATGCTCTTAAGGAGACACCTCCCGGGAAGGGAGGCGAGATACAGCTCACGGATGCCCTTGGAATCCTTTTAAAGAAAAGAAAGATGTTTGCGAGGAAGATTGGGGGTAAACGGTACGATGTGGGAAGTAAGCTCGGATTTATACTGGCCAACCTAGAGCTGAGTCTTGCGAGGGAGGAGTTAAGAAACGATGTAACCAAACACCTGCAGAAAGTACTCCAGGAGGTTCTTGATGGTTAA